The DNA segment TTTTTCCTTCTTAATAATTGGATGACGATTGAATATGCTAGTGAAGAATAGATTTAatctcaacaacaacaacaacaacaagctacCGCTTTAAATAAAACGATCGATAGAAAATATTAGTATTTAATGAAAAATTACAAAATTGATTCtcctttataaaaatatattgtacGTGTAGATGGTAAGAAGGGTGCACAGATTTATCCTTTCGGAGCACGTGAGCAAGTCGAGGTGCAGGCATCAAGCCCTCTATTGGTGCGGCTCATAGGCTCGTAAGAAATTGTTCACTTTGGACGATGGACATACCCGCacaattttatctttttaaaatATGTGAACTCCAAAAAGCCCTATCATCGCACCAACTTCCACATCTCATTAGCTCCACATGTCCACCAAATGGTCTGTTAAATTAATAAGACATGTGACTCCACTCGTAACTCCAATACTTTGATTAACCCTCTACAGGTAATGCTTGATGATCCTATACTGCTACCGTAGGGATTAAACACTCCCTTTCTCCGAGTCATTATAGGAAACCATTATAAAAGATTTCAGGTgcattatctctctctctctttgatggTTAATAGTATCCTCAAACTTTCAAATCTCCTTATCCTAGATTAAGAATTACACACTCCTGACGTTTTTTTTAAGAACATTTTGATGTGATGATTGAATTTTGACATCAAGATTAGTGATAAGTTCGAACGTTAGGCCAAGGTTAGCTCTAAATACTTCAACACGAATATACTTTAACACCTATGTGTTTTTGATATGCCTTTAATatctatatttaattaaaaaattagtagttatatctatatttaattaaaaaacacCTATGTGTTTTTGATATGCCTTTaagaattatattttaaattagagGACTTGAGATAACGTAACTAAAGATCTAAGTACTCTTAACTTAACTAAACTTATAATTTTTTACATATCTTAATGGCGACAAAAGATtcatcttaaataattaaaatttatgccTTTGCTATTGTTATAGACCAAACGATTTAAGATAATTAATCTTGAAAGATTATATAATTGTTATAGATGAGGTGCCATCTAATGACCCTTTCAAAAGAGAAAAGGTAAAGATGGTCAGTAATATTAGAGAAAgagaatattataattaatttatcaACAAAATTTTTcttctatattatatatatatatatatatatatatatatatatatatatatatatatatatatatatatatatataagagaaattAAGATGACTGTGAATTCCCTATATCAGATGGAGGAATTGTCGaaagtatatatttttttgagtAATAAAGGTTCCTCTTGTCCTTATTTATCTTCTTTTGTTGAATAGAACAGAAGCATGATAAAGaataaaaacaagaaaaatcttCAATCATTGGAAAACATGACTTCGCTAGATATGACTTAGTATGCCATACTACATTGTCTCATGGATTGCATGTTATGTTATTCTTTAGAAACACCTTCATCCGGATAATAATAGAGTAATGAGAATCCAATTTGGATGGCTTCTCTTTGGAGATTTGTGGTTGTCGGCATTCGTTTTCCATTATGAGACGATCGGGCTTAGTCTACAGAAGCAAAAGCAAATGGAGGTCGCAGTTGGGAGCTGCTTCCGCAACGCTGCAACCTACCAAGAACACGTCCATCCATTTGGGAACCATAACTCCCTTTGGATTAAGCAGAACTTTTCCTAATGGATTCCTTATCTGCCCGAGATTgagagaaaatttatttttttacattaATAAGAATtgaaatttttgtatgatatatACCACCGTAATTTAATAAACTTTAATTATTAGATTGAATTGGTgtccaaaataatatatattgattTTAGTCGGTTTGATTTTGAAAAGGTAAGAAATCGAGATTAAAAAAGAAACTTAGATGTCGATTGAAGCTAAAGATAAAAATCATAAACGAGCGTAGAAGATATTCATATGTGAGAGAAATCGAGATTAAAAATAGGACTAATAAACGGTCtcatagataattgaaaagatGTATTGAATTCGGCCCATTATTTAATAAGAAGCTTACTATTAATAATTTTCTAgaaatatcataaaaatataattttactatttacaTCTCATCGATCGTCAATCTTACTCTTTTGTTTCCCATAATCCTTTAACATCGCTTGTTGTCGCTTCATCGCTTGATCGATTAATGATAGAAATGAACTCTCGAAGAgcataaaagtaaaaaatataacaaatGATGGTATTTGCCTAGCACtgattcttttattatttgaagGAAAATAATAACCTAAAAAGTTCTTGAAAATCCGAGTAGAACCGAAgtaattgaaaaaaaataaaaataaatttggtgGGAGAGTAAAAAGTTATCTAATTTTAGAGATGATTTGATGCAATGATGGAACCTaagtgttcttggtttggctctcACAATATGAGTGAAGGAGTAGAAGAAGAGGCGTTCTTATCGTCGCTCACGCTCTGACCTCGTTTGTCACTCGTCAGGAAGGAAATTAGAGaaattaaaaattcttaagatattattttaaatagtaaaaaaaggattataaatagaaattttttttaataaatttatttttaggttAAATTAAGATTGAATTCGATGTATATTAATCTTCACTAGTGAGTGTAACACTACAGTTGACAGCTTGTCTTAAGTAAGATAAAGATGGAAATGGAAAGATGTAAGCAACTATGACGTGAATTTATTGGGAGATGTTCGATCCAGCATGTTAAATTCTAGAAGAATGATGAACTGAATCAACTGAAGGTGAAAGGTAGAGGAAGCCACGCTCACCCAATTCCCAAGAACAGATGATGATTTTGACGGCGGCGTTACCGCATGAATGATATCACATGCCTCGAAGAGGTCGCCAACAAGATGAATGCCGTGTTTGTCTTCGGTCTCGTCTTCTTCCGGTGTGGCCCGATGATAACTAGGCAGATGAACCGGCTGCTCCCTCGATATAGAGGCCACCGATGGATGATCATCTCGTACACAGACCTGACCTGACACAGTTCTTCATCGTTGGAAGATGACAGGCCAACTCGATTTTAATGGCTTTGGTGATGGGAAGCCGCACTTTGTACTGGTTCCGCTGATGGCGCAAGGCCACATGATCCCAATGGTCGACCTCGGCCTGCTGCTCGCCGATCGTGGAGTCACGGTCAGCCTCATCACCACGCCCTTCAATGCGTCGCGGATCATAACCACCATCGACCAAGCTCGGGAGGCCGGCCTTCCGATCCGATTCGTCGAGCTTCCGTTCCCCTTTGCGGAGGTTGGCTTGCCTGAGGGGCTCGAGAACATCGACGCTGCGACAAGCATGGAGCCCATGTCAGCCTTCTTCAGAGCGACCAGTCTCCTTCGGCGGCCACTGGAGCAGTATCTCCGAGAGCAGTCGCCCTATCCGAGCTGCATCATATCTGACCTCTGCCACCCATGGACGCTGGAGGTCGCCCGTAATCTCCAAGTTCCGCGCCTCACCTTCTTCAGCATCTGCTGCTTCACCCTGCTTTGCATCCACAACATCTGGTACTACAAGGTTTACGACGATATGCCCGACGAGCACGAGTCATTCGTGGTGCCGGGCTTGGCAGAGAGGATCGAGGTGACCAAGGCCCAAGCGCCGGGGTTCTTCGACATGCCTGGCTGGGAAAAGATGGCGGAAGAGGTTCGCGAGGCCGAGTTCGCAGCAGACGGCATAGTGGTGAACAGCTTCCGCGATCTGGAGCCGATCTATATCGAGAGCTACCAAAAGGCCATGCAGAAGAAGGTGTGGACCGTAGGACCATTCTCTCTCCGCAACAAATCTGTCGCCGCCATGGCTGCCAGGGGGAACAGAGCCTCCATTGACACCGAACAATGCCTGAGCTGGCTTGACTCGAAGAAGCCGATGTCGGTGGTTTACGTCAGTTTCGGCAGCCTCACGAAGATGAACTCATCCCAGCTGATGGAGATCAGCCTGGGACTGGAGGCATCGAACCACCCGTTCGTTCTGGTGATCAAGAAGAGCGAGACGAGTGAGAAGGTGGAGGAGTGGATGGCGGCAGGATTCGAGGAGAGGATCGGCTCGAGGGCTCTGGTGATCAGAGGGTGGTCACCGCAGGTGATGATCTTATCGCACCCATCGGTCGGGGGGTTCATGACGCACTGCGGCTGGAACTCGACGCTGGAGAGCATCACGGCGGGCGTGCCGATGATTACGTGGCCGCACTTCGCCGACCAGTTCCTCAACGAGAGGATGGTCGTCGACGTCCTCAGGATCGGGGTGTCGCTTGGGGTCAAGGAACCGACGTACTGGGGAACGGAGGCCGGCCACTCGGCCGTGTCCAGGGATGACGTCGAGAGGGCCGTGAGGAGTCTGATGGATGAGGGCGAGGAAGGCAGGGAGAGGAGGCTGAGGGCGAAGGAGCTCGGGGAGAAGGCTAACGAGGCAATGGAAGAAGGGGGTTCATCTCGTGCCAATATGACACATTTGATCGAACACTACACGCGCCACGCCATGGAAAGCATGGAATCAAACggagattagagagagagagagagagagagagagagagagagagagaacgcgcTTTAATGCCATCTTAAATTTGCAGTCATTGTCATTGCATTCAAATGATTAGACCTAAAATGAGATGACGTTGACTTAGTTCGTTAAATTTCCGGTCGttgtcatttcattcaaatgatGAAACCCATGACGTTgacttattattattcttattttgatttatggaGAATTATCATAGACTAAATGATGTTTTGATTTATGCTAGTTTGAGCTGCATGCAACTAAATATAGACTAATAATAAATTATGTTGAAAAGATTTATTCATTtaattatattatgattacaaGAAATTAATTTAGGGGGTTTCGAACAAGGGAAGTCGCCGACCACACAGATGCCACGTGCTTTGAGCATGGGGACTGCTGGACCCGAAGCGTCGTTCCTCAACACACACGTTGACGCTCCCCTCGCCATTCAATTCATCCCGTCGACGCTCGTCAAGGAGAAGTCTTTATATGGCCCCCCTCTTCCTGACCTTTTCCGCTCCTCGTCCCATCGCCCGCGTCCCCTTCCTCCCTCTTCCCGAAAAACCAAGCGAGCGCTTGGGTCGGAGACGGGATCGGCTTCTTCTCTCCCCATTCGCCAGCGGAGCCCGCATTCCAGGTCCCTCCTTCGAAGATCTCTTTGTTTGCGAAATCGCTTCTTGATTCACTTGGTGTTTGATCTCTGTTTGATGCTTGGGTGCTGGCTGCATTGGGGTCGTTCGCTTGTTCTTGGCCTTTCCAAGAAACGTGACTTTGATTTCCTGGATGCTTCGTCGCCGAGTCCAGATCTATTGTCACATGATTTGCTGCGACGCTATTGTGGATTCTGTGTCTCGAGCTGTGTTCTTTTCGATTTTATGGGCAAAATATCACCTTTCCGCGCATGTTTCCTTGGTGCCCCCATTTTATCCTTGTTCAAGATCCATTCTTTCCCCTAATTATTCTGCAAGACGAGCAATTTTTTTTGGTCAAGATCCGATCTTTCACTCAGGTGTTCTTGGTGGTGTTGATTGTTTTGTTCAAAATCGTTTCTTTTTCCTGATAGTGGATGATTCGGTTTGCCAgaagaacaaaagaaagaaacacgAGGTTTGGAATACCATTCTATGCTTAATGTTTTACCTTCATCAACTTCGTGTTGGAGAGGAGACGAAGAGAAAGGAATCGTcgcttttgttcttcttcttgtgataTATGAATGTTCTAATCTTGTTTCTCTTCTGCATTGTGCAGGTCTCCGCTTTTCGATTTCAATCATCAATTTCTTGATCGAATCCCTCATTCCTGTTTCCCCTGTTGATCTCAGGCCGAAAGATCCCGCCTTTCTACCTCCAAGCGGCAGTTTACTCTTATTTCGATCTCGATCATGGCCGAGGCCGAACAAAGACCCAATGCCCCTTTGCTCCAATCATCGTCCTCCCGTCTCCCTGATTTCAAGCAATCCGTGAAGCTTAAGTATGTCAAGCTCGGTTATCACTACCTGATCAGCCATGGGATGTTCCTGTTCTTCTCGCCCCTCATCGCCGTCGTCGTC comes from the Musa acuminata AAA Group cultivar baxijiao chromosome BXJ1-10, Cavendish_Baxijiao_AAA, whole genome shotgun sequence genome and includes:
- the LOC135594844 gene encoding UDP-glycosyltransferase 73C6-like; the encoded protein is MTGQLDFNGFGDGKPHFVLVPLMAQGHMIPMVDLGLLLADRGVTVSLITTPFNASRIITTIDQAREAGLPIRFVELPFPFAEVGLPEGLENIDAATSMEPMSAFFRATSLLRRPLEQYLREQSPYPSCIISDLCHPWTLEVARNLQVPRLTFFSICCFTLLCIHNIWYYKVYDDMPDEHESFVVPGLAERIEVTKAQAPGFFDMPGWEKMAEEVREAEFAADGIVVNSFRDLEPIYIESYQKAMQKKVWTVGPFSLRNKSVAAMAARGNRASIDTEQCLSWLDSKKPMSVVYVSFGSLTKMNSSQLMEISLGLEASNHPFVLVIKKSETSEKVEEWMAAGFEERIGSRALVIRGWSPQVMILSHPSVGGFMTHCGWNSTLESITAGVPMITWPHFADQFLNERMVVDVLRIGVSLGVKEPTYWGTEAGHSAVSRDDVERAVRSLMDEGEEGRERRLRAKELGEKANEAMEEGGSSRANMTHLIEHYTRHAMESMESNGD